A window from Neobacillus sp. PS3-40 encodes these proteins:
- a CDS encoding N-acetylmuramoyl-L-alanine amidase yields the protein MKKFIATTVLASSILFPTLASAENASFPVKMTVQEKVEIRKGATTAYPIVKSLDSGQQVTVTGEFTNSTGEKWYHVDLGNGMGWGISTLFANSTDVQYATVIESNVNIRKGATVSYQVIGTLSNGTKVKVIDSFQNSIGEKWYRIESGNLIGWVEADFLKTDATATASDTQPPTTTEMTVYTDKAIVHKGATTAYPSVGTLTKDQMVTQLATFTNASGEQWFRIQSGSLIGWVMGAALDPNSTSTDVLQQQPTQVGKTLLVGTKNAVLYKGATYNYSVVEKIPYYSKVTVLNEFVNSKKQTWLQIKTPTGKTGWTPQYELMQSTADLSYVYALNRAVVRKGASTTYAVSLYLKENDKLLTLQEVNGWVNVETSTGKRGWILKNQTSPISLKRFISPTTYVDGEDSYLVWQKPIDFNFTYSATANQLKLTQGITDVELPSFNVAGIQSIKTVQSNTNEKAVILTFAPGYTFTLRNYNNKVSIKVLPTGMLGKKIIIDAGHGGKDTGAIGPNGLREKDANLGTALLVKTELENAGAIVTLTRSTDIFLELSQRTDIANMSDADAFISIHSDSFSTTSTGTTTYYNTSVNFNGPRSRLLGQSIQEKLYASLSTYDRGVKEQDFYVNRMNELPSVLVELAYISNPKEEALLRSNDFRQKAAIGIRQGLEDYFNNF from the coding sequence GTGAAAAAGTTTATAGCTACTACTGTATTGGCGTCATCTATTTTGTTTCCTACCCTCGCCAGTGCAGAAAATGCTTCTTTTCCAGTTAAAATGACTGTTCAAGAGAAAGTCGAAATACGAAAAGGTGCAACAACGGCCTATCCTATCGTAAAATCCTTGGATTCAGGTCAACAAGTAACAGTTACTGGTGAATTCACAAATTCTACTGGTGAAAAGTGGTATCATGTCGATTTAGGAAATGGAATGGGCTGGGGTATTTCGACATTGTTTGCAAATAGTACAGATGTTCAATATGCGACAGTCATTGAATCAAATGTGAACATTCGCAAGGGAGCAACAGTCTCCTATCAAGTCATTGGAACTCTATCTAATGGAACAAAGGTGAAAGTGATTGATAGCTTTCAAAATAGTATTGGAGAAAAGTGGTATCGAATTGAGAGTGGTAATCTAATTGGCTGGGTGGAAGCAGATTTTTTAAAAACTGATGCGACTGCAACGGCTTCAGATACTCAACCGCCAACAACTACCGAAATGACCGTTTATACGGATAAAGCTATCGTTCATAAAGGTGCAACAACAGCTTATCCATCAGTCGGAACATTGACCAAAGATCAAATGGTTACACAATTAGCTACTTTTACAAACGCTAGCGGTGAACAGTGGTTCCGAATTCAATCGGGCAGTTTGATTGGTTGGGTAATGGGTGCGGCGCTTGATCCAAACTCTACATCTACTGATGTATTGCAACAGCAACCAACTCAAGTAGGAAAAACGCTACTAGTTGGAACGAAAAATGCTGTCCTTTATAAAGGAGCAACGTATAATTACAGTGTTGTCGAAAAAATACCTTATTACAGTAAAGTTACTGTTTTAAATGAATTCGTTAATTCTAAAAAACAAACGTGGTTGCAAATCAAAACCCCTACTGGAAAAACAGGCTGGACACCACAATATGAATTGATGCAATCAACTGCAGACCTTTCATATGTCTATGCTTTAAATCGTGCTGTAGTCCGTAAAGGGGCTTCCACTACATATGCAGTCTCCCTTTATCTAAAGGAAAACGATAAACTCTTAACTTTGCAAGAAGTTAATGGATGGGTCAATGTTGAAACTTCCACTGGAAAACGCGGCTGGATTTTAAAAAATCAAACTTCACCAATTTCTCTAAAAAGATTCATTTCTCCTACAACCTATGTTGATGGTGAAGATAGCTATTTAGTCTGGCAGAAACCGATTGATTTTAACTTTACTTATTCGGCAACAGCTAATCAATTAAAGCTGACACAAGGTATTACAGATGTTGAACTTCCTTCCTTTAATGTGGCCGGAATTCAATCGATTAAAACCGTTCAGTCCAACACAAATGAAAAGGCTGTTATTCTTACATTTGCACCAGGGTACACTTTTACATTGCGTAATTACAACAATAAGGTTTCGATAAAAGTTTTACCAACAGGCATGCTTGGGAAAAAGATTATCATTGATGCAGGACATGGTGGCAAAGATACGGGTGCAATTGGACCGAATGGTTTAAGAGAAAAGGATGCCAATTTAGGCACAGCTCTTTTAGTAAAAACGGAGCTTGAAAATGCAGGTGCAATTGTAACGTTAACAAGAAGCACTGATATTTTCTTAGAGCTTTCACAAAGAACCGATATTGCTAACATGTCTGATGCAGATGCTTTTATTAGTATTCATTCTGATTCGTTCTCAACTACTTCAACTGGAACAACGACGTATTACAATACATCCGTAAACTTCAATGGACCAAGAAGTCGTCTCTTAGGCCAATCGATTCAGGAAAAATTGTATGCTAGTTTAAGCACCTATGATAGAGGTGTCAAAGAACAAGATTTCTATGTTAATAGAATGAATGAGCTACCAAGCGTTCTTGTTGAGTTAGCATACATTTCTAACCCTAAAGAAGAGGCCTTACTCCGTTCAAATGATTTCCGCCAAAAGGCCGCAATTGGAATCAGACAGGGACTTGAAGACTATTTTAATAACTTCTAA
- a CDS encoding SH3 domain-containing protein: MKKSKKLVAGLSLTIGIGAGAIMFTPSAMNATSNVVLASVDWVKTQIDPINTKVSSLDSKITSLQATITEQQKEIDSLKAGSGTTTPTTPTVVYVNKSSVRIYSGAATSYKVIATKYSGNSLSVIDTFKASTGLWYRVSISSTVKGWIYSGDVSTNKASSAASATTVVTFGEVNLRKGASTGYAIIGLIPKGTTLQYIQSFTNSLGESWYNVKTSSGISGWMISTLGEVK, encoded by the coding sequence ATGAAAAAGTCTAAAAAATTGGTAGCAGGATTGTCATTAACTATTGGTATCGGTGCAGGCGCGATTATGTTTACCCCGTCCGCGATGAACGCGACTAGTAATGTAGTGTTAGCAAGTGTTGATTGGGTAAAAACACAAATTGATCCCATTAATACGAAAGTTTCTTCTCTGGATTCAAAGATTACAAGTCTTCAAGCAACTATTACTGAACAACAAAAGGAAATTGATAGCTTAAAAGCTGGCAGCGGAACGACTACTCCAACAACACCAACGGTTGTATATGTGAACAAAAGCTCTGTGCGCATCTATTCTGGTGCCGCAACATCCTATAAAGTTATCGCAACGAAGTATAGTGGCAATTCTTTATCGGTAATTGATACGTTTAAAGCGTCTACTGGACTTTGGTACAGAGTATCCATTTCATCAACAGTGAAAGGCTGGATTTATTCTGGTGATGTTTCTACAAATAAAGCCAGCAGTGCTGCAAGTGCTACTACTGTTGTAACGTTTGGAGAAGTCAATCTTCGCAAAGGAGCATCTACTGGTTACGCAATTATTGGCCTAATTCCTAAAGGAACGACACTTCAATACATTCAATCCTTTACAAATAGTTTAGGAGAATCTTGGTATAATGTTAAAACCTCATCAGGAATAAGTGGTTGGATGATTAGCACACTTGGAGAGGTGAAATAA
- a CDS encoding SpoIID/LytB domain-containing protein, with the protein MKKLLPILAFIMMLISVPSLSKADEPTIYPNVVNVSVYKATSLTLTLTNTYQLSNNDTGLTTPIPANSVVTVKNNGTAIEISFTGVTQTSSTGFKVQELPNILPSIAALSNGISYRGSFSFVKNGSYVGVTNYLDMEDYLKGVVPSEMPASWPKEALKAQAIAARSYAETSMGLTSTPSSQVYRGYTGEDSRSNAAIKETEGLMAEFAGKPIMAFFFSTSGGQTANYGDVWNGAYAKPYYVSVADPFEVSPNSTWTETFPASTLLKSFGFTDTTTKLLDASLKATGANGEVSGVTVKTSAGDKTITGDEGVIRKLFPTTKASHYYEIDSNWFTMTVSKAAAPTDLSVQTTTGIEAVTDLNGQTVQTASGVVTLDGSDVSIQTSTGVVSSSGTPGTGEVTSVTLNGKGWGHRIGMSQYGAKGYAEQGWTAEQIIQHYFQGTTVSR; encoded by the coding sequence TTGAAAAAATTATTACCTATCCTTGCTTTTATCATGATGCTGATTTCTGTCCCATCTTTATCGAAGGCAGATGAACCAACCATCTACCCAAACGTTGTCAATGTATCTGTCTATAAAGCTACAAGTTTAACACTTACATTAACGAACACATATCAGCTTAGTAATAATGATACAGGATTGACTACTCCCATTCCTGCAAATTCGGTTGTTACGGTTAAGAATAACGGAACAGCAATTGAGATCAGTTTTACTGGAGTTACACAGACTTCTTCAACAGGGTTTAAGGTACAAGAATTACCTAATATACTCCCTTCAATTGCAGCACTAAGCAATGGTATTTCATATCGGGGTAGTTTTTCTTTTGTGAAAAATGGAAGTTATGTTGGGGTTACAAACTATTTGGACATGGAAGACTACCTTAAAGGGGTTGTCCCAAGTGAAATGCCAGCATCATGGCCAAAGGAAGCATTGAAGGCTCAAGCCATTGCAGCAAGAAGCTATGCGGAAACATCAATGGGATTAACGAGCACTCCATCAAGTCAGGTGTATCGGGGCTACACAGGCGAAGATTCAAGATCGAATGCAGCTATTAAAGAAACTGAAGGATTAATGGCAGAATTTGCAGGCAAACCCATTATGGCCTTTTTCTTCTCTACAAGTGGTGGACAGACTGCCAATTATGGGGACGTTTGGAATGGTGCTTACGCTAAGCCCTACTATGTTTCTGTTGCCGATCCTTTCGAGGTATCACCAAACAGTACATGGACAGAAACATTCCCTGCATCAACTCTATTAAAATCATTTGGTTTTACAGATACCACAACAAAGCTTTTAGATGCAAGCCTAAAGGCAACTGGAGCAAACGGAGAAGTATCTGGTGTAACGGTGAAAACATCTGCAGGCGATAAAACGATCACAGGGGATGAAGGAGTAATCCGGAAACTCTTCCCTACTACTAAAGCATCCCATTATTACGAAATAGACTCCAACTGGTTTACGATGACCGTCTCAAAAGCAGCAGCTCCTACTGATTTGTCAGTCCAAACAACGACTGGCATAGAAGCTGTTACCGATTTAAACGGTCAAACCGTTCAAACAGCAAGCGGAGTAGTCACACTAGATGGCTCTGACGTATCCATTCAAACCTCCACAGGCGTTGTATCCAGCAGTGGAACCCCAGGAACCGGAGAAGTCACCTCAGTGACACTTAACGGAAAAGGTTGGGGCCATCGCATCGGAATGAGCCAATACGGAGCCAAAGGATACGCCGAACAAGGCTGGACCGCCGAGCAAATTATCCAGCACTATTTTCAGGGAACAACAGTTTCGAGGTGA
- a CDS encoding glycosyltransferase family 4 protein, translating into MRVIYLCQHFPPETGAPQIRVYEVSKELLSRGHQVEVLTAFPHHPKGVIPEEYKGMFYLFENWEGIPVHRSWIYPSPKGSFWKRLASYFSFTFSAFYSIFKSKPTDVIICNSPPLFLGITGYFGAKLKRAKFVFNVADIWPESAVELGILKNKRFIQMAEWLENWLYKKSWKIATATDGIRDYIIRKGKKPEDVFLLPNGVNTDTFLPMAKDTALLKEIGIEGKKVFMYAGNLGYAQGLDSILETAALVKETDPNAHFLFVGDGQEREKLLKMKEDLELSNVTFYGSVPVSEMPRMFSIADFSIVSLRNIKLFEGARPSKIFPALSSGTPVLYCGAGESADILNEYHCGKIAPPENPEGIAEAVKELCKLPDEEFAAMCKNGRELAISQYSWKSIVDDLLNNMSELEKSRGH; encoded by the coding sequence ATGAGAGTAATTTATTTGTGTCAACATTTTCCACCTGAAACGGGTGCTCCACAAATTCGCGTTTACGAGGTTAGTAAAGAATTGCTCAGTAGAGGCCATCAGGTGGAAGTACTTACCGCATTCCCACACCATCCAAAAGGTGTAATTCCAGAAGAGTACAAGGGAATGTTTTACTTATTTGAAAATTGGGAAGGTATTCCTGTTCACCGTTCTTGGATTTACCCATCACCAAAGGGTAGCTTCTGGAAACGGCTAGCATCTTATTTTTCTTTTACATTTAGTGCGTTTTATTCAATTTTTAAATCAAAACCAACCGATGTGATTATTTGTAACTCCCCACCGCTCTTTCTTGGGATTACCGGCTATTTCGGAGCAAAGCTGAAACGTGCAAAATTCGTTTTCAACGTTGCTGATATTTGGCCTGAATCTGCGGTTGAGTTAGGAATTTTGAAAAATAAGCGATTTATCCAAATGGCTGAATGGCTAGAAAATTGGCTTTATAAAAAGTCGTGGAAAATCGCAACCGCAACAGACGGTATCCGGGATTATATCATCCGCAAGGGTAAAAAGCCGGAAGATGTATTTTTATTGCCAAATGGTGTGAATACAGATACCTTTTTACCAATGGCTAAGGATACCGCGCTTTTAAAAGAAATAGGGATTGAAGGTAAAAAGGTATTCATGTACGCGGGTAACCTTGGGTATGCACAAGGGCTAGATTCTATCTTGGAAACAGCAGCACTTGTGAAAGAGACAGATCCAAATGCTCACTTCTTATTTGTAGGTGATGGACAGGAACGAGAAAAGTTGCTGAAAATGAAAGAAGATCTTGAGCTTTCTAATGTTACCTTTTATGGGTCCGTGCCCGTTTCTGAAATGCCACGAATGTTTTCAATTGCTGATTTCAGCATTGTCTCCCTTCGCAATATTAAGCTATTTGAAGGGGCAAGACCGTCGAAAATTTTCCCAGCCCTTTCATCCGGAACTCCGGTATTATACTGCGGAGCCGGCGAGAGTGCAGATATCTTAAATGAATACCATTGTGGAAAAATTGCTCCTCCGGAGAATCCAGAAGGAATTGCCGAAGCAGTAAAGGAACTCTGCAAATTGCCCGATGAAGAATTTGCGGCAATGTGTAAAAACGGCCGTGAACTGGCAATCAGCCAATACTCATGGAAGAGTATCGTTGATGATCTTCTGAATAACATGAGTGAATTGGAAAAGAGTAGAGGACATTAA
- the galU gene encoding UTP--glucose-1-phosphate uridylyltransferase GalU has translation MIKKAVIPAAGLGTRFLPATKAQPKEMLPIVDKPTIQYIIEEAVKSGIEDIIIVTGRSKRAIEDHFDKSVELEMLLQKTGKFEMLEVVERISNMVDIHYVRQKEPLGLGHAVLCARKFIGNEPFAVLLGDDIVDSEVPALKQMIEQYDQVQSTILGCNEVPRSETDKYGIVDYTEQIGELYKVKSLVEKPAVEDAPSTQAIVGRYILTPTIFDMLEQIGPDKKGEIQLTDAIDKLLGEESIYSYILKGKRYDVGDKFGFLQASIDFAMQRPDLRPKLQAYLKQIIR, from the coding sequence ATGATTAAAAAAGCAGTCATTCCAGCAGCAGGTTTAGGAACACGTTTCCTACCTGCAACGAAAGCACAGCCAAAAGAAATGCTGCCGATTGTTGATAAGCCAACCATCCAATATATTATTGAAGAAGCAGTGAAATCGGGCATCGAAGATATTATTATTGTGACAGGTAGGAGCAAACGAGCTATCGAAGACCATTTTGATAAGTCGGTTGAATTGGAAATGCTGTTACAGAAAACAGGTAAGTTTGAAATGCTTGAGGTTGTTGAACGTATATCCAATATGGTCGACATCCATTATGTTCGTCAGAAAGAACCACTAGGTTTGGGTCATGCTGTCCTATGTGCCCGTAAATTTATTGGCAATGAACCATTTGCCGTTTTACTTGGTGATGATATTGTCGACAGTGAAGTACCAGCCTTAAAACAAATGATTGAGCAGTATGATCAAGTTCAATCAACCATCCTTGGCTGTAACGAGGTACCACGTTCAGAAACGGACAAATACGGGATTGTTGACTATACAGAACAAATTGGCGAATTATACAAAGTGAAAAGTCTTGTTGAAAAGCCAGCAGTGGAAGATGCTCCTTCAACGCAGGCAATTGTTGGCCGCTATATTTTAACACCAACTATCTTTGATATGTTAGAGCAAATCGGGCCTGATAAAAAGGGTGAGATTCAACTAACAGACGCAATTGACAAACTGCTAGGGGAAGAATCAATCTATTCCTATATTCTAAAAGGTAAGCGGTATGATGTCGGTGATAAATTTGGTTTCCTTCAGGCATCGATCGACTTCGCCATGCAACGCCCAGATTTAAGACCAAAATTACAAGCATATCTAAAACAAATCATTCGATAG
- a CDS encoding glycosyltransferase, with protein MKVLLLAPSKSIHTQKWALFYKNNGIEVKVVTFSDHYSEENARDIDTIVLPKLLPGKLSYISSVFALKKVLKQFKPDILHAHYVSSYGFIGALANYHTFYVSVWGRDIFQFPQQGNLNRRIVDFTLKKADVICSTSHVMAKETNKYTDKKIYITPFGVDLAKFKPVGGMKTGETFTLGTVKALSDKYGIADLIHAFATIHKSYPTSNLLIVGDGPQRAEYEELTRTLGIDAITTFTGRVLNDKVPEYINKMDIFAVPSTEDSESFGVAAVESMACGIPVVVSNVGGLPEVVLEGKTGFVVEKENPSQLADAFIKLLEDPELRRKMGLNGIEHVKENYNWLDNANGMLNLYEETLNKGMKS; from the coding sequence ATGAAAGTACTGTTATTAGCTCCGAGTAAATCAATCCATACACAAAAATGGGCCTTATTTTACAAAAATAATGGGATTGAGGTAAAGGTTGTGACGTTTTCCGACCATTACTCCGAGGAAAATGCCAGAGATATCGACACAATCGTCCTCCCTAAGCTATTACCTGGGAAATTATCGTATATTTCGAGTGTTTTTGCACTTAAAAAGGTCTTAAAACAATTTAAACCCGACATTCTTCACGCGCATTATGTGTCAAGTTATGGTTTTATTGGAGCATTGGCGAATTACCATACCTTTTATGTTTCTGTCTGGGGAAGGGATATTTTCCAATTTCCACAGCAAGGCAATCTTAACCGCCGAATTGTGGACTTTACGCTCAAAAAAGCAGATGTTATTTGTTCTACCAGCCATGTAATGGCAAAGGAAACAAATAAATATACAGATAAAAAGATTTATATCACTCCGTTTGGCGTCGATTTAGCGAAGTTCAAACCTGTAGGAGGCATGAAAACGGGGGAAACCTTCACGCTTGGAACGGTTAAGGCTTTATCTGATAAATACGGAATTGCAGATCTCATTCATGCGTTTGCGACAATCCATAAGTCCTATCCTACTTCCAATTTATTAATTGTTGGTGATGGACCACAGCGAGCGGAATATGAGGAATTGACGCGAACATTAGGAATTGATGCTATAACCACTTTTACCGGAAGAGTTCTTAACGATAAAGTCCCAGAATATATCAATAAAATGGATATATTCGCAGTACCTTCAACAGAGGATAGCGAAAGCTTTGGGGTTGCAGCAGTTGAGTCAATGGCATGTGGTATTCCTGTTGTTGTCTCAAATGTCGGCGGTCTTCCAGAGGTTGTTTTAGAAGGGAAAACCGGCTTTGTTGTGGAAAAAGAAAATCCGAGCCAGCTTGCAGATGCGTTCATCAAATTACTCGAGGATCCAGAGCTTCGTCGGAAAATGGGTCTAAACGGGATTGAACATGTCAAAGAAAACTACAATTGGCTCGATAATGCAAATGGTATGTTAAACTTATATGAGGAAACCTTGAATAAGGGGATGAAATCATGA
- a CDS encoding glycosyltransferase, translating to MKSVLLYYPFQLAENANSGSKLRPKKIYSAFVEWGKQNDVEILLLSGHSKDREALFNEWQRTGKLDHLLFCYMENQTIPFWLTDPGHKPKKPFIDSKVMKFLKKKNVPVGVFYRDVYWKFDELYPLKGMKKTVMQSIYRLEEKFYEKYCEVIFLPSDAMSEYVNIQKQLVSLPPGGTPVSIQDDIKSSDGPSQGLYVGGINNEEYGLFLLLDALEIVNKQNKVCELTVVCREDEYSKLPDGKKGRLTELGVTVKHISGNELNDLYGKMDFAFIPRYRSTYNDFSVPVKLVEYLSYHLPIVATYCEAQKDIIETDQYGIVCEDNPESMAKAIVEMSRDAKKYELNIKQTFVKKHSWLSRVEKIKDCLLKEDL from the coding sequence ATGAAATCAGTTTTGCTCTATTATCCGTTTCAACTTGCTGAAAATGCCAATAGTGGTTCGAAGCTGCGTCCTAAAAAGATCTACAGTGCCTTTGTTGAATGGGGAAAACAGAATGACGTAGAAATCTTACTTTTATCCGGCCATTCCAAGGATAGAGAAGCGTTATTTAATGAGTGGCAAAGGACTGGAAAGCTCGATCATCTTTTATTTTGTTATATGGAGAACCAGACCATTCCGTTTTGGCTAACAGACCCTGGACATAAACCAAAGAAGCCGTTTATCGATTCTAAGGTAATGAAATTTTTGAAAAAGAAAAATGTCCCTGTTGGTGTCTTTTACAGGGATGTTTATTGGAAGTTTGATGAACTTTATCCACTTAAGGGCATGAAGAAAACAGTCATGCAAAGTATTTACCGCTTAGAGGAAAAATTTTACGAAAAGTACTGCGAGGTCATTTTCCTTCCCAGTGATGCGATGAGCGAATACGTGAACATTCAAAAGCAACTGGTATCATTACCTCCAGGTGGTACACCAGTTTCTATTCAAGACGATATAAAATCAAGTGATGGTCCAAGCCAAGGACTTTATGTTGGCGGGATAAATAACGAAGAATACGGTCTATTTTTATTGCTTGATGCATTAGAAATTGTTAATAAGCAGAATAAAGTTTGCGAGCTAACCGTTGTGTGCAGAGAAGATGAATATAGTAAGCTTCCAGATGGGAAAAAAGGCAGGCTCACAGAGCTTGGTGTCACCGTAAAGCATATCAGTGGAAATGAATTGAATGATCTCTACGGTAAAATGGATTTTGCTTTTATTCCACGATATAGAAGCACGTATAATGACTTTTCCGTGCCTGTGAAATTAGTCGAGTATTTGTCCTATCACCTTCCAATAGTTGCTACATATTGTGAAGCTCAGAAGGACATTATTGAGACAGATCAGTACGGTATTGTTTGCGAGGACAATCCAGAATCGATGGCAAAGGCAATTGTCGAAATGAGCCGTGATGCTAAAAAATATGAGTTGAATATTAAACAAACCTTTGTTAAAAAACACTCATGGTTATCACGGGTAGAGAAAATTAAGGATTGCCTACTCAAGGAGGATTTATGA
- a CDS encoding O-antigen polymerase has protein sequence MLYLLLWLIVLGGSVYFFKKSAGTLSLLKPNINSIIFYYSFLVSSYLGTLLIAMGIDDYYMINRLTHEENRWIGFYAISFVMLFFPFVMFLVSKLVGFDAKKEFNGYLEKDISLPFSEKNEFFLLFAMISFVSLAAIGYTFLKTAHVPILELILRRTDLSPGELRIEAQRNFGGNVLIRNIFAIGLTPILSLIAYVYSVKTNEVKWKLLFLALFAGAILINVYDLAKSPIFFYIIMFLLLRMYIGNLHFNWRRLTAWGFTGFVILIGMYIVVQGVTSLESYLSYNHGPIGRIIFAQIAPTYLHLDTFPDSVPFLKGESLPASLINLFDMEQVRSARLVMARVFPEKIEEGTAGVLNTLFIAEAYANWGYIGILAGTFYVATFVQTMYIVFLKLPKNPVFLSLFIYFSVNIPRTLVGGFTDFLFNPIWVMITCLFVGILLFIRIRIDVRQKRKSRIGV, from the coding sequence ATGCTCTATCTCCTTTTATGGCTAATTGTTCTAGGGGGTTCCGTATATTTCTTTAAGAAATCAGCTGGGACCCTCTCTCTTTTAAAACCAAACATAAATTCAATTATTTTTTATTACTCATTTTTAGTGTCAAGCTATTTGGGTACCCTTCTGATTGCCATGGGGATTGATGATTACTATATGATCAATCGTCTTACCCATGAAGAAAACCGCTGGATTGGTTTTTACGCAATCAGTTTTGTCATGCTCTTTTTCCCTTTTGTTATGTTTTTAGTATCAAAACTGGTTGGCTTTGATGCCAAGAAAGAGTTTAATGGGTATCTTGAAAAGGATATCTCACTTCCCTTTTCGGAGAAGAATGAATTCTTTTTATTGTTTGCTATGATTTCATTTGTTTCATTGGCAGCAATTGGTTATACATTTTTAAAGACTGCTCACGTCCCGATTCTAGAGCTTATTTTAAGAAGGACGGACCTATCACCAGGAGAACTACGAATTGAAGCACAGCGGAATTTCGGTGGCAACGTACTGATTAGGAATATCTTTGCGATTGGCTTAACACCGATTCTTTCATTAATTGCCTATGTTTATTCTGTGAAAACCAATGAAGTCAAATGGAAGCTACTGTTTTTAGCGCTATTTGCTGGTGCAATCCTAATCAATGTGTATGACCTAGCAAAATCACCAATTTTCTTTTATATCATAATGTTTTTGTTATTAAGGATGTATATTGGAAATTTACATTTTAATTGGAGAAGGCTCACTGCTTGGGGTTTCACTGGTTTTGTTATCCTAATTGGAATGTATATAGTTGTTCAGGGAGTTACAAGTCTTGAATCGTACTTGTCTTACAATCATGGTCCCATCGGTCGAATTATTTTCGCACAAATAGCACCAACCTATCTGCACCTTGATACATTCCCGGATTCGGTTCCATTCTTAAAAGGGGAAAGCTTGCCTGCCTCGTTAATTAATTTATTTGACATGGAACAGGTTCGATCTGCACGATTGGTTATGGCGCGTGTTTTTCCTGAAAAAATAGAAGAAGGAACAGCAGGAGTTTTAAATACATTGTTTATTGCTGAAGCATATGCCAATTGGGGCTATATTGGCATATTAGCAGGAACTTTTTATGTGGCTACTTTTGTACAGACCATGTATATTGTCTTTTTAAAATTACCAAAAAATCCTGTCTTTTTAAGTTTGTTTATTTATTTTTCAGTGAATATACCGAGAACGTTGGTAGGCGGCTTTACTGACTTTTTGTTTAATCCAATTTGGGTTATGATTACCTGTTTATTTGTCGGAATTCTTCTATTTATTCGGATTCGAATTGATGTCCGACAAAAGCGAAAATCAAGAATAGGGGTTTAA
- the wecB gene encoding non-hydrolyzing UDP-N-acetylglucosamine 2-epimerase, protein MKIITVLGARPQFIKAAPVSRVLREKHTELIVHTGQHYDSNMSEIFFEELHIPKPDYNLAVGSGNHGKQTGEMLQKIEEIVLKEEPDFLLVYGDTNSTLAGALVAAKLHIPVIHIEAGLRSFNKKMPEEINRIMTDHVSEYLFCPTDTAVKNLTDENITHNVLNIGDVMYDAVLYNRELAQEKSAVLSTNDLEKKGYHLITIHRAENTDDLQNIKNILEAFSKIETVKVWPMHPRTKHKLASYGLDLNEIPNLKVIEPVGYLDMLTLEANAQKIITDSGGVQKEAYFMKVPCITVREQTEWVETLEEDANILAGTSVEKILEGIKKEVSPSYKDVFGDGKASQRIVEILENR, encoded by the coding sequence GTGAAAATTATTACTGTTTTGGGTGCAAGGCCACAATTCATCAAAGCAGCACCTGTCTCTCGCGTTTTACGTGAAAAACATACAGAACTGATCGTTCATACTGGTCAGCATTATGATAGTAATATGTCGGAAATCTTCTTTGAAGAATTACATATTCCAAAGCCAGACTATAATTTGGCGGTGGGATCTGGAAATCACGGCAAGCAAACAGGTGAAATGCTTCAAAAAATAGAAGAAATCGTTTTAAAAGAAGAACCTGATTTCTTGTTAGTATATGGCGATACAAATTCTACTTTGGCTGGTGCTCTTGTTGCAGCTAAGTTGCATATTCCGGTCATTCATATTGAGGCAGGCTTAAGAAGCTTTAACAAAAAAATGCCTGAAGAGATTAATCGGATCATGACAGACCATGTTTCCGAGTACCTATTCTGCCCAACTGATACAGCTGTTAAAAATCTGACGGATGAAAATATTACACACAATGTCTTAAATATTGGTGATGTAATGTATGATGCCGTTCTTTATAACCGTGAATTAGCTCAAGAAAAATCAGCAGTCCTCTCGACTAATGATCTTGAGAAAAAAGGGTATCACTTAATTACGATTCATCGCGCTGAAAATACCGATGATCTTCAAAACATTAAAAATATCCTTGAAGCTTTTTCAAAAATTGAAACCGTGAAGGTATGGCCAATGCACCCTAGAACAAAGCATAAGCTTGCTTCATACGGTTTAGATCTTAATGAAATTCCAAACTTGAAAGTCATTGAGCCTGTTGGCTATCTGGATATGCTGACACTCGAAGCAAATGCTCAAAAAATCATTACCGATTCTGGTGGCGTTCAAAAAGAAGCTTATTTTATGAAGGTCCCTTGTATTACAGTACGTGAACAAACTGAGTGGGTGGAAACACTCGAAGAAGATGCCAATATACTAGCTGGCACATCTGTTGAAAAGATTCTTGAAGGCATAAAGAAGGAAGTTTCCCCTTCGTATAAAGATGTCTTTGGTGATGGAAAAGCCTCACAAAGAATTGTTGAAATTCTAGAAAATAGATAA